The Elaeis guineensis isolate ETL-2024a chromosome 14, EG11, whole genome shotgun sequence genome has a segment encoding these proteins:
- the LOC105056988 gene encoding coatomer subunit zeta-2 isoform X3: protein MEACPSIKNILLLDSDGKRVAVKYYTDDWPTLAAKLAYEKSVSTKTLKTNARSEEELWTLFSAANELVLSFTAEITMFDSYIVVYKFVQDLHFFVTAGVDENELIIATVLQGFVDAVELLLRNEVDKRTALENLDLILLCLDEIVDGGIILETDASVIAGKVATHSLEGVGSLSEQTISQALATAREHLARSLLR from the exons GAGGCTTGTCCGTCAATCAAAAACATTCTTCTTCTCGACTCCGATGGGAAACGGGTAGCTGTAAAATATTATACAGATGACTGGCCAACACTTGCTGCAAAGTTGGCATATGAGAAATCTGTATCTACTAAGACACTGAAGACAAatgctcgatctgaag AAGAGCTGTGGACGTTGTTCTCTGCTGCTAATGAACTAGTTTTATCATTTACAGCGGAGATAACAATGTTTGACAGTTATATCGTCGTGTACAAGTTTGTTCAAGATCTGCATTTTTTTGTTACTGCTGGAGTTGATGAGAATGAACTCATTATTGCCACGGTGCTTCAGGGATTCGTTGATGCAGTTGAACTTCTTCTCAG GAATGAGGTGGATAAACGGACAGCACTTGAAAACCTGGATTTGATCCTTCTTTGCCTTGATGAAATTGTTGATGGCGG AATCATTCTTGAGACGGATGCTAGTGTTATTGCTGGAAAAGTTGCAACCCACAGTCTGGAGGGGGTTGGATCCTTGTCTGAGCAG ACTATATCTCAAGCGCTAGCCACTGCACGCGAACATTTGGCAAGATCCCTTCTTAGATGA
- the LOC105056988 gene encoding coatomer subunit zeta-2 isoform X4: MEACPSIKNILLLDSDGKRVAVKYYTDDWPTLAAKLAYEKSVSTKTLKTNARSEAEITMFDSYIVVYKFVQDLHFFVTAGVDENELIIATVLQGFVDAVELLLRNEVDKRTALENLDLILLCLDEIVDGGIILETDASVIAGKVATHSLEGVGSLSEQTISQALATAREHLARSLLR, encoded by the exons GAGGCTTGTCCGTCAATCAAAAACATTCTTCTTCTCGACTCCGATGGGAAACGGGTAGCTGTAAAATATTATACAGATGACTGGCCAACACTTGCTGCAAAGTTGGCATATGAGAAATCTGTATCTACTAAGACACTGAAGACAAatgctcgatctgaag CGGAGATAACAATGTTTGACAGTTATATCGTCGTGTACAAGTTTGTTCAAGATCTGCATTTTTTTGTTACTGCTGGAGTTGATGAGAATGAACTCATTATTGCCACGGTGCTTCAGGGATTCGTTGATGCAGTTGAACTTCTTCTCAG GAATGAGGTGGATAAACGGACAGCACTTGAAAACCTGGATTTGATCCTTCTTTGCCTTGATGAAATTGTTGATGGCGG AATCATTCTTGAGACGGATGCTAGTGTTATTGCTGGAAAAGTTGCAACCCACAGTCTGGAGGGGGTTGGATCCTTGTCTGAGCAG ACTATATCTCAAGCGCTAGCCACTGCACGCGAACATTTGGCAAGATCCCTTCTTAGATGA